Proteins from a single region of Chloroherpeton thalassium ATCC 35110:
- a CDS encoding MDR family MFS transporter, whose translation MESTTKQRLLTAGILLVMFLAAMDNMITSTIMPSVISSVGGLSLYPWIGTVFMLTTTITTPLYGKLSDLYGHKRFVLIAIGIFMLGSMLCGMAQTMEQLILFRGIQGIGGGGLVTMSFIVFGILFSPEKRAKMQSALSSVWAVASVVGPAVGAFFVETLTWRWAFYVNLPIGLLSAWTIIMFLKVPKEQHTDHRIDYGGAALFASGGILLLFGLLETSQGMSEWINYAALGLGILLLIWLVFHERNEPEPIIPIALFSNKNFLAPVLLGFIAGSTLFSISNLTPLFIQGALGESAGISGRVVTGISFGWVTGSLICGRLLNKTGFRTISIFGALFMLVGLFLMKDISLASAWWHLFIYNIILGFGMGLIATTTLVAVQSAVSKRTIGAATSTNQLFRSVGGTIGLSVLGGLQLGHFQQSLTKTFSTNAGEDLQKLVHQPHLILDPANRAILPADALEKVSQALSDSVQEVFLIAFVVSFLVLIWSWQMPKETPEMLAATVEAETKKSTKNPYSASENTAEISISSAE comes from the coding sequence ATGGAATCCACGACGAAACAACGACTTCTAACCGCAGGCATTTTGCTCGTCATGTTTTTGGCGGCTATGGACAATATGATCACCAGCACCATCATGCCATCTGTGATTTCCTCCGTTGGCGGCCTTTCGCTTTATCCTTGGATTGGCACGGTGTTTATGCTAACCACTACCATCACAACGCCGCTCTACGGCAAACTTTCCGACCTTTACGGCCACAAACGCTTTGTGCTTATCGCCATCGGTATTTTTATGCTCGGCTCGATGCTTTGCGGCATGGCGCAAACAATGGAGCAACTGATTTTATTCAGAGGCATTCAAGGGATTGGCGGCGGCGGTTTGGTGACGATGAGCTTTATCGTGTTTGGCATTTTATTCTCACCGGAAAAACGCGCTAAAATGCAAAGTGCGCTTAGTTCGGTTTGGGCAGTTGCCAGCGTGGTGGGGCCGGCAGTCGGCGCGTTTTTTGTCGAGACGCTCACTTGGCGCTGGGCATTTTATGTCAACTTGCCGATTGGCTTGCTTTCCGCATGGACGATTATCATGTTTCTAAAAGTGCCCAAAGAACAGCACACCGATCACCGCATCGACTATGGCGGCGCGGCGCTTTTCGCCTCAGGCGGCATTTTACTTCTGTTTGGACTTTTGGAAACCAGCCAAGGCATGAGCGAGTGGATCAATTATGCCGCGCTTGGACTGGGCATTTTGTTGCTTATTTGGCTTGTCTTTCACGAGCGCAACGAACCTGAACCCATTATTCCCATCGCTCTTTTCTCAAATAAAAACTTTCTTGCGCCGGTTTTGCTGGGATTTATCGCCGGTTCAACGCTTTTCTCTATTTCAAATTTGACGCCGCTTTTTATTCAAGGTGCACTTGGCGAGTCGGCGGGCATTTCAGGACGCGTAGTAACAGGCATTTCTTTTGGCTGGGTCACGGGCTCGCTGATTTGCGGACGCCTGCTCAATAAAACCGGCTTCCGCACGATTTCCATTTTCGGCGCGTTGTTCATGCTTGTGGGCTTGTTCCTGATGAAAGATATTTCCTTAGCCTCAGCTTGGTGGCATCTTTTTATTTACAACATCATTCTTGGCTTCGGCATGGGCTTGATTGCCACAACGACGCTTGTCGCCGTGCAAAGCGCCGTAAGCAAACGCACCATCGGCGCGGCAACCTCAACAAATCAACTCTTCAGAAGCGTGGGCGGAACCATTGGCCTTTCGGTTTTGGGCGGCCTTCAACTCGGCCATTTCCAGCAAAGCCTGACCAAAACATTTTCGACAAACGCTGGCGAGGACTTGCAAAAGCTCGTGCATCAGCCGCATTTGATTCTCGATCCGGCAAACCGCGCAATTCTTCCTGCCGACGCGCTGGAGAAAGTGTCTCAGGCGCTTTCGGACTCAGTTCAGGAAGTTTTTCTAATTGCTTTTGTCGTTAGCTTTTTGGTGTTGATTTGGTCGTGGCAAATGCCAAAAGAAACG